A single window of Jeotgalibacillus haloalkalitolerans DNA harbors:
- a CDS encoding amidase, whose amino-acid sequence MKKEEYMRYDATGLAGLIKSKNISVREAVETAVNVINDENPRVNAVTHLRLEKAMTEAEKANMNTPFGGVPILLKDMSQNVKGSPATAGSNLLKSNLALKNSYFTDKLIQAGFIVLGHTNAPEFGLKNITEPLLHGASRNPLNVNHSPGGSSGGAAAAVASGMVPVAGASDGGGSIRIPASFSGLIGLKPTRGRMPVGPGTGRQWQGAAIDFFLTKSVRDTAGLLDCMQIYQRAAAYHTPLFSKGYLNTLEMKNNFRVAYSFHSPVGTLVSPDAEQAVLKTVDMLQAEGFQCEEAAPPIDGKELMRQYYMMNSGEMAALVSSLEKSFNRKLTIEDVEIESWALYQAGLKCSAGDFSRSLSAWDQASAIMHEFHQRYDLYITPAAAHTAPLIGQLRHQEAMQNSLEHIHLMKAQDQQELIYQMFEPSLTLTPYTQLANLTGQPAISLPLYTAENGLPIGIQLMAPKGNEHWLLSVSNILMKTN is encoded by the coding sequence TTGAAGAAAGAAGAATACATGAGATATGACGCTACTGGACTAGCTGGTTTGATAAAATCTAAAAATATTTCGGTCCGTGAAGCAGTTGAAACAGCTGTGAATGTGATCAATGATGAAAACCCCCGCGTAAATGCAGTAACTCATCTCAGGCTTGAAAAAGCGATGACTGAAGCTGAAAAAGCCAATATGAATACCCCTTTCGGCGGCGTGCCAATTTTATTAAAAGATATGTCTCAAAATGTTAAGGGGTCTCCCGCTACTGCAGGGTCGAACCTTCTTAAAAGCAACCTTGCATTAAAAAACAGCTATTTTACAGATAAATTAATTCAAGCCGGCTTTATCGTGCTGGGTCATACAAATGCTCCGGAATTCGGATTAAAAAACATAACTGAGCCTCTTCTTCATGGCGCATCGAGAAATCCGCTCAATGTGAATCATTCACCAGGTGGCTCTAGCGGTGGAGCTGCAGCAGCTGTTGCAAGTGGAATGGTACCGGTTGCGGGTGCCAGTGATGGAGGAGGATCGATACGCATTCCTGCTTCATTTTCGGGGTTAATCGGTTTGAAACCGACCAGGGGCAGAATGCCGGTTGGTCCAGGAACCGGCAGACAGTGGCAGGGAGCTGCGATTGACTTTTTTCTGACAAAATCGGTACGTGATACAGCCGGGTTACTTGATTGCATGCAGATTTATCAAAGGGCAGCCGCTTATCATACACCACTTTTTTCTAAAGGATATCTAAACACCTTAGAGATGAAGAATAATTTCAGGGTGGCATATTCATTCCATTCTCCGGTAGGAACGCTTGTCAGTCCTGATGCAGAACAAGCCGTACTAAAGACGGTAGACATGCTGCAGGCTGAAGGGTTTCAATGTGAAGAGGCTGCACCTCCTATTGATGGGAAGGAACTGATGAGGCAATATTACATGATGAATAGCGGTGAAATGGCAGCTTTAGTATCCAGCCTGGAGAAATCATTTAATAGAAAATTAACCATAGAAGACGTTGAAATTGAATCATGGGCCCTGTATCAGGCAGGTTTAAAATGTTCAGCCGGAGATTTCAGCCGGAGTTTATCTGCATGGGACCAGGCATCAGCCATCATGCATGAATTTCATCAGAGGTATGATTTGTACATAACACCGGCTGCTGCCCATACTGCTCCTCTTATTGGTCAATTGAGACATCAAGAGGCGATGCAGAACTCGCTCGAACATATTCACTTAATGAAAGCACAGGATCAGCAGGAGCTGATTTATCAGATGTTTGAGCCCAGCTTAACTTTGACACCATACACACAGCTGGCGAATTTAACCGGGCAGCCGGCAATCAGTCTGCCACTTTATACTGCTGAGAACGGGTTGCCGATCGGGATTCAGCTGATGGCACCTAAAGGAAATGAGCACTGGCTATTAAGCGTTAGCAACATTTTGATGAAAACCAATTAA
- the acnA gene encoding aconitate hydratase AcnA, which yields MANQDIFQSKKSFELEGKRYHYYELKTLEEKGFTNISKLPYSIRVLLESVLRQYDGRVIKEDHIKNLANWGSEEVKDSEVPFKPSRVILQDFTGVPAVVDLASLRDAMSKMGGSPDKINPEIPVDLVIDHSVQVDKYGTPDALQVNMDLEFERNAERYQFLSWAQKAFDNYRAVPPATGIVHQVNLEYLANVVHAIENAEGETIAFPDTLVGTDSHTTMINGIGVLGWGVGGIEAEAGMLGQPSYFPIPEVIGVRLTNQLPQGATATDLALKVTQVLRQKGVVGKFVEFFGDGVANLPLADRATIANMAPEYGATCGFFPVDEESLNYMRLTGREDSDIAVVKEYLQRNDMFFTTDKEDPTYTDVVELDLSTVEPNLSGPKRPQDLIPLSAMQKEFHKALTAKEGVQGFGLEKEEINKEAVVEFSNGDVAPMKTGAIAIAAITSCTNTSNPYVMLGAGLVAKKAVELGMEVPKYVKTSLAPGSKVVSGYLRDADLLDPLASLGFDLVGYGCTTCIGNSGPLLPEIEKTISESDLLVSSVLSGNRNFEGRIHPLVRANYLASPPLVVAYALAGTVDIDLQKDPIGKGKDGQDIFLKDIWPTTEEVNAIVKSTVTPELFREEYERVFDNNERWNEIETNDDALYAFSDDSTYIQNPPFFEGLTEHPSAIETLSGMRVVGKFGDSVTTDHISPAGAIGKDTPAGKYLRENGVEIRDFNSYGSRRGNHEVMMRGTFANIRIRNQIAPGTEGGYTTYWPTGEVMAIYDACMKYQEDNTGLVVLAGKDYGMGSSRDWAAKGTNLLGIKTVIAESYERIHRSNLVFMGVLPLQFKKGESAETLGLTGKETIAVNITDDVKPRDILTVTATDEDGKVTEFEVLARFDSDVEVDYYRHGGILRMVLRDKLTV from the coding sequence ATGGCTAATCAGGATATTTTTCAATCGAAAAAGTCTTTTGAGCTAGAAGGTAAACGCTATCATTACTACGAGCTGAAAACGCTTGAAGAAAAGGGCTTTACTAACATTTCTAAATTGCCATACTCGATTCGTGTTTTACTCGAATCAGTGTTACGTCAATATGACGGCAGAGTAATTAAAGAAGATCACATTAAAAACCTTGCAAACTGGGGTTCTGAAGAAGTGAAGGATTCTGAAGTGCCATTCAAGCCTTCGCGCGTTATCCTCCAGGATTTCACTGGTGTACCTGCAGTTGTAGACCTTGCTTCTTTACGTGATGCAATGTCTAAAATGGGTGGTTCACCCGATAAAATCAACCCTGAAATTCCGGTTGATCTAGTCATTGACCACTCTGTACAGGTAGATAAGTATGGGACACCTGATGCACTTCAGGTAAATATGGATCTTGAATTTGAACGTAATGCTGAGCGTTACCAGTTCCTATCATGGGCTCAAAAAGCATTTGACAACTACCGTGCAGTTCCACCTGCAACAGGTATCGTTCACCAGGTTAACCTTGAATACCTTGCAAATGTAGTCCATGCGATTGAAAACGCAGAAGGAGAAACAATTGCTTTTCCTGACACACTTGTAGGTACTGACTCTCATACAACGATGATCAACGGTATCGGTGTATTAGGGTGGGGCGTTGGTGGTATCGAAGCAGAAGCAGGAATGCTTGGTCAGCCTTCATATTTCCCGATACCTGAAGTAATCGGGGTACGCCTTACAAACCAGCTGCCACAGGGAGCTACAGCTACAGACCTTGCGCTGAAAGTAACTCAGGTTCTCCGTCAAAAAGGCGTAGTTGGAAAATTTGTTGAATTCTTTGGTGATGGTGTTGCAAATCTGCCGCTTGCAGACCGTGCAACGATTGCCAATATGGCACCTGAATATGGTGCGACGTGCGGCTTCTTCCCTGTGGATGAAGAATCACTTAACTACATGCGCTTAACTGGCCGTGAAGACAGTGACATTGCAGTTGTTAAGGAATATTTGCAGCGCAATGATATGTTCTTTACGACTGACAAAGAAGATCCAACTTACACTGATGTAGTTGAACTTGACCTGTCAACAGTTGAACCGAACCTTTCAGGACCAAAACGTCCACAGGATCTGATTCCGCTATCAGCTATGCAGAAAGAATTCCACAAAGCGCTAACTGCAAAAGAAGGCGTACAGGGATTCGGACTTGAAAAAGAAGAAATTAATAAAGAAGCAGTTGTTGAATTCAGCAACGGTGATGTAGCGCCTATGAAGACTGGTGCAATTGCAATTGCTGCCATTACAAGCTGTACAAATACATCTAACCCATATGTAATGCTTGGTGCCGGCTTAGTTGCTAAAAAAGCCGTTGAGCTTGGAATGGAAGTGCCAAAGTATGTAAAGACTTCACTTGCACCAGGTTCAAAGGTTGTATCCGGCTATCTGCGTGATGCTGATCTGCTTGATCCGCTTGCAAGCCTTGGATTTGACCTGGTTGGTTACGGGTGTACGACATGTATTGGTAACTCCGGACCACTACTTCCTGAAATTGAAAAAACAATTTCAGAAAGTGATCTGCTTGTATCGTCTGTATTGTCAGGAAACCGTAACTTTGAAGGACGTATCCATCCGTTAGTACGAGCTAACTACCTGGCATCACCGCCACTGGTTGTTGCTTACGCGCTTGCAGGAACTGTGGATATTGACCTTCAGAAAGATCCGATCGGTAAAGGGAAAGATGGACAGGATATCTTCCTGAAAGACATCTGGCCAACAACTGAAGAAGTAAACGCGATCGTTAAATCAACTGTAACACCTGAACTTTTCCGTGAAGAGTACGAGCGTGTATTTGACAATAACGAACGTTGGAATGAAATTGAAACAAATGATGATGCGCTTTATGCATTCTCAGATGATTCAACATATATTCAGAATCCACCATTCTTTGAAGGTCTTACAGAACACCCATCTGCAATTGAAACACTCAGCGGTATGCGTGTAGTAGGTAAGTTTGGAGATTCAGTTACGACTGACCATATTTCACCGGCTGGTGCGATCGGCAAAGATACACCTGCAGGAAAATATCTACGTGAAAATGGCGTGGAAATCCGTGACTTTAACTCTTATGGCTCGCGCCGTGGTAACCACGAAGTCATGATGCGTGGTACATTTGCAAATATCCGTATCCGTAACCAGATTGCTCCGGGTACAGAAGGCGGATATACAACATACTGGCCAACCGGTGAAGTAATGGCAATCTATGATGCTTGCATGAAGTATCAGGAAGATAACACAGGTTTAGTTGTACTCGCAGGTAAAGATTACGGCATGGGTTCATCCCGCGACTGGGCTGCAAAAGGTACAAACCTTCTTGGTATTAAAACTGTCATCGCAGAAAGCTATGAGCGTATCCACCGTTCAAACCTTGTGTTTATGGGTGTACTTCCACTTCAGTTTAAAAAGGGTGAAAGTGCTGAAACATTAGGATTAACAGGAAAAGAAACAATCGCTGTAAATATCACAGACGATGTAAAGCCTCGTGATATCCTGACAGTTACAGCAACTGATGAAGACGGAAAAGTAACTGAATTTGAGGTACTTGCACGTTTTGACTCAGACGTTGAAGTCGATTATTACCGTCATGGCGGAATTTTAAGAATGGTTCTGCGTGATAAATTAACCGTATAA
- a CDS encoding FbpB family small basic protein, whose protein sequence is MRVKGKSFQELLAENRSDIKKDPVKMDRIEERLEKRWITWSEKN, encoded by the coding sequence ATGAGAGTAAAAGGCAAGTCTTTTCAGGAGCTGTTGGCAGAGAATCGATCTGACATCAAAAAAGATCCTGTAAAAATGGATCGGATAGAAGAACGTTTAGAAAAAAGATGGATTACATGGAGTGAAAAAAACTAA
- a CDS encoding thioesterase family protein: protein MLTAKKEVEVRYAETDQMGVVYHANYLVWMEIGRTSLIETMGFKYSDMEDEGILAPVMDINISYKSPAKYGDVVTIHTWMEHYDGLRTHYGYEILLEDGTIAASGLSKHVCVKKENFRPVSVRKYFPAWHDACETHKKHPVLEESKR, encoded by the coding sequence ATGTTAACAGCTAAAAAAGAGGTTGAAGTCCGTTATGCTGAGACTGACCAGATGGGCGTTGTCTATCATGCGAACTATTTAGTCTGGATGGAAATCGGACGCACATCACTGATTGAAACAATGGGATTTAAGTATTCTGACATGGAAGATGAAGGAATCCTTGCTCCCGTTATGGATATTAACATTTCCTACAAGAGCCCTGCAAAATATGGGGATGTCGTTACAATACATACATGGATGGAGCATTATGATGGGTTGAGAACTCATTACGGTTATGAAATTCTTCTTGAAGACGGAACAATTGCAGCTTCAGGTCTTTCAAAACATGTGTGTGTAAAAAAAGAAAACTTCAGACCTGTCTCAGTCAGAAAATACTTCCCGGCCTGGCATGATGCGTGTGAAACTCATAAAAAGCATCCTGTATTGGAAGAGAGTAAGCGTTAA
- a CDS encoding HesB/YadR/YfhF family protein, whose amino-acid sequence MNITLSDEALKWFENEMQIEKGSHVRFFAKYGGSSAVQEGFSLGVSKDEPVEPAAETEKSGIHFFVEESDVWYFDGHDLHVAYDDKLEGPEYQYNKA is encoded by the coding sequence TTGAATATCACGTTATCTGATGAAGCACTTAAATGGTTTGAAAATGAAATGCAAATTGAAAAAGGCTCCCACGTCAGGTTTTTTGCAAAATACGGCGGGTCAAGCGCTGTTCAGGAAGGATTTTCTTTAGGTGTTTCCAAGGATGAACCTGTTGAACCGGCTGCTGAAACTGAAAAATCAGGTATACATTTCTTTGTAGAAGAAAGTGATGTCTGGTATTTTGACGGCCATGACCTGCATGTTGCTTATGATGATAAGCTTGAAGGGCCCGAGTATCAGTATAACAAAGCTTAA
- the plsY gene encoding glycerol-3-phosphate 1-O-acyltransferase PlsY — MEIAIIFIIAYILGSIPSGLWVGKAFYKKDIRNYGSGNLGATNTFRTLGKKAGIVVTLIDILKGTCATLIPLLFDQPDLMLVAGVFSVIGHIFPVFAGFKGGKAVATSSGVVLGYAPVLFVLVVLVFLIVLKLSKYVSLSSMAAALFGILYCLIFTNDLFLTIIVGVMSVFIVIRHKDNISRIKNKTEPKIKWM; from the coding sequence ATGGAAATTGCAATTATTTTTATCATCGCCTATATTCTAGGTTCAATACCTTCAGGACTTTGGGTGGGCAAGGCTTTTTATAAAAAAGATATCAGAAATTACGGCAGCGGAAATCTTGGTGCTACAAATACCTTCAGAACGCTTGGTAAAAAAGCAGGCATTGTTGTTACCCTCATAGACATATTAAAAGGGACCTGCGCTACACTGATTCCATTACTGTTTGATCAGCCGGATCTGATGCTCGTTGCAGGCGTTTTCTCTGTGATTGGTCATATTTTCCCTGTATTTGCAGGATTTAAAGGAGGAAAAGCCGTAGCCACTTCTTCGGGAGTCGTGCTCGGATATGCGCCGGTTTTATTTGTACTGGTGGTACTTGTATTTTTAATTGTATTGAAGCTTTCTAAGTATGTATCCTTATCTTCAATGGCGGCTGCACTTTTTGGAATCCTTTATTGCCTCATCTTCACAAACGATCTGTTTTTAACGATTATCGTAGGTGTCATGTCGGTGTTTATCGTAATCAGACATAAAGATAATATTTCCAGAATTAAAAACAAAACCGAACCTAAAATTAAGTGGATGTAA
- a CDS encoding ABC transporter ATP-binding protein — translation MIVFKNVSKTFEDGTEAIKNMNLHIKEGQLVALIGPSGCGKTTTMKMINRLISITSGTIEIDGKDTGNMKEVELRRNIGYVIQRIGLFPHMTIEENVGLIPKLKGKKKAEYEHRVDELLNLVGLDPAIYKKRYPLELSGGQQQRVGVVRALAGEPPIILMDEPFSALDPISREQLQDELKQLQTTIKKTIVFVTHDMDEALKVADEIVIMKDGVIQQIATPEDLLRTPANDFVRSFIGEERIQTYLNDHSRQSIKPFVNTMSESPPTDHQIDSSLSIKDAVRYFITHKIDTAAVKENDQIIGSLKKDRLLTALAGIDEEEAV, via the coding sequence ATGATCGTATTCAAAAATGTTTCCAAGACATTTGAGGATGGAACGGAAGCGATTAAAAACATGAATTTACATATTAAAGAAGGTCAGCTCGTCGCATTAATCGGTCCAAGCGGCTGTGGCAAAACAACCACAATGAAAATGATCAACAGATTGATCAGTATCACTTCAGGAACAATTGAAATTGATGGTAAGGACACCGGTAATATGAAAGAAGTTGAGCTGAGAAGGAACATTGGATATGTCATTCAGCGTATCGGACTTTTCCCTCATATGACCATTGAAGAGAACGTAGGGCTTATCCCGAAGCTGAAAGGGAAAAAGAAAGCTGAATATGAGCACAGGGTCGACGAGCTGTTAAATCTCGTAGGGTTGGATCCTGCCATCTATAAAAAGAGATATCCGCTTGAGTTAAGCGGAGGACAGCAGCAGCGCGTCGGAGTAGTCAGGGCACTTGCCGGTGAACCGCCTATTATATTGATGGATGAGCCTTTCAGTGCACTTGACCCGATCAGCCGTGAACAGCTCCAGGATGAATTGAAGCAGCTCCAGACTACCATTAAAAAAACAATTGTTTTCGTCACCCATGACATGGATGAAGCATTAAAAGTTGCTGATGAGATTGTCATCATGAAAGATGGTGTGATTCAGCAGATTGCCACACCTGAAGACCTCCTTCGAACACCAGCTAATGACTTTGTCAGATCATTTATAGGTGAAGAGAGAATTCAGACCTATCTGAATGACCATTCCAGACAGAGCATCAAGCCGTTTGTTAACACCATGAGTGAAAGTCCTCCAACAGATCACCAGATTGACAGTTCATTATCGATCAAAGATGCGGTCAGGTACTTTATTACACATAAAATTGATACTGCCGCGGTGAAAGAGAATGATCAGATTATCGGGTCACTGAAGAAAGACCGTCTGCTGACAGCTCTTGCAGGAATTGACGAAGAGGAGGCAGTCTGA
- a CDS encoding ABC transporter permease encodes MNFFQSFIDTVSSRQDLIIEATLEHLYLSFTAIFIAIVISLPLGIFISRNQKVAEFYIGVTAVFQTIPSLALFGFLVPIMGIGFETALIALIIYALLPILRNTYTGITGVDQAVIEAGRGMGMTNSQILFKIELPLSLPFLMAGIRTATVLTVGVATLATFVGAGGLGDVIWRGLQSYNNNLVLAGAIPVALLALLFDFILKMLEKKTTPKGLKS; translated from the coding sequence ATGAATTTCTTTCAGTCTTTTATAGATACAGTCAGCTCGCGTCAGGATTTGATCATTGAAGCGACGCTAGAACACCTGTACTTATCATTTACAGCAATATTTATTGCAATTGTCATAAGCCTTCCGCTGGGGATTTTTATATCAAGAAATCAAAAAGTGGCAGAGTTCTATATCGGCGTGACCGCAGTCTTTCAGACGATACCCAGCCTGGCTTTATTCGGGTTTTTAGTGCCGATTATGGGAATTGGGTTTGAAACAGCACTCATTGCACTTATCATTTATGCTTTACTGCCGATCTTACGAAATACATATACAGGCATCACAGGCGTTGATCAGGCAGTGATTGAAGCAGGTCGGGGAATGGGAATGACGAACAGTCAGATCTTATTCAAAATTGAACTCCCCTTATCTCTGCCTTTTCTGATGGCAGGGATCAGAACGGCAACGGTATTAACTGTAGGCGTAGCTACGCTTGCAACATTTGTAGGTGCCGGCGGACTCGGAGATGTAATCTGGAGAGGACTGCAGTCGTACAACAATAACCTGGTTCTTGCAGGTGCAATTCCCGTAGCACTTCTGGCATTACTATTTGATTTTATATTAAAAATGCTTGAAAAGAAGACAACACCTAAAGGGTTGAAATCATAA
- a CDS encoding glycine betaine ABC transporter substrate-binding protein, producing the protein MKHTKKIAGASLIALSGILAACGSDSGSGDGSDPIIVAGKPWTEQYILPHILELYIEGNSDYEVELEEGLGEVSILTPSIENAEIDMYVEYTGTGLEAVLNEKAEQGESSEAVLERVREGYEERFEVTWLEPLGFENSYTMAYRSGEDINAATYSELAEVSSDLVFGAPHSFYEREADGYDALVEAYGFEFTSAESFDASIMYDAVRTGEVDVIPAFTTDGRIERFELATTEDDKGFFPKYDAVPIVRQEILDNYPELEEVMSGLAGQISEEEMQEMNAKVDIDGEDYRAVAEEFLLSKGLIEE; encoded by the coding sequence ATGAAACATACAAAAAAAATAGCAGGGGCATCATTAATTGCACTATCAGGAATACTGGCGGCATGTGGAAGTGATAGTGGTTCAGGAGACGGAAGTGATCCGATTATTGTGGCCGGGAAGCCTTGGACAGAGCAATATATCCTTCCTCATATTCTCGAACTTTATATCGAAGGAAATTCTGATTATGAAGTTGAGCTTGAAGAAGGTCTGGGAGAAGTATCTATTCTCACTCCATCTATTGAAAACGCTGAAATCGATATGTATGTAGAATATACTGGAACCGGTCTTGAGGCGGTTTTAAATGAAAAAGCTGAACAGGGTGAATCCAGTGAAGCAGTACTTGAGCGTGTAAGAGAAGGATACGAGGAACGCTTTGAAGTTACATGGCTGGAACCGCTCGGATTTGAAAACAGCTATACAATGGCTTACAGAAGCGGTGAGGATATAAATGCTGCAACATACAGTGAACTTGCAGAAGTAAGCAGTGATCTTGTCTTTGGTGCCCCCCATTCGTTTTATGAGCGGGAAGCTGATGGATATGATGCATTAGTTGAAGCGTATGGCTTTGAATTTACATCAGCTGAAAGTTTTGATGCAAGTATTATGTATGATGCAGTCAGAACTGGTGAGGTTGACGTAATCCCTGCTTTTACTACTGATGGACGTATTGAAAGATTTGAGCTTGCAACGACAGAAGACGATAAAGGCTTCTTCCCGAAATATGATGCAGTACCAATCGTACGTCAGGAAATTCTGGATAACTACCCGGAGCTTGAAGAAGTGATGAGTGGTCTTGCAGGTCAGATTTCAGAGGAAGAGATGCAGGAAATGAATGCAAAGGTAGATATTGATGGTGAGGACTACAGAGCAGTAGCAGAAGAATTCTTATTAAGTAAAGGACTTATTGAAGAGTAA
- a CDS encoding CoA-binding protein: MDNPDRNEIRAILKDAKTIAVVGLSDNPARTSNSVSKAMQDAGYKIIPVNPMIDEALGEKSLKSLKDIPDDVDIVNVFRRSEFLKDLAEDYLQTDAPVFWTQLDVVDEEVFNHLSSKGRKVIMDRCIKVEHSITQP; encoded by the coding sequence ATGGATAATCCGGACCGTAATGAAATCAGAGCAATCCTTAAGGATGCTAAAACCATTGCTGTTGTTGGTCTAAGTGACAACCCTGCACGAACGTCGAATAGTGTATCAAAAGCAATGCAGGACGCAGGATATAAAATTATCCCTGTTAACCCGATGATTGATGAAGCGCTGGGTGAAAAATCTTTAAAAAGCCTGAAAGACATTCCGGATGATGTAGATATTGTCAATGTATTCAGACGGTCGGAATTTTTAAAAGACCTGGCAGAGGACTATCTTCAGACTGACGCGCCTGTTTTCTGGACGCAGCTTGATGTTGTCGATGAAGAAGTATTTAATCACTTATCATCAAAAGGCCGAAAAGTGATCATGGACAGATGCATTAAAGTAGAACATAGTATTACTCAGCCTTAA
- the parE gene encoding DNA topoisomerase IV subunit B, with product MMEYNDDAIQVLEGLEAVRKRPGMYIGSTDARGLHHLVYEIVDNSVDEALGGYGDRIDVKIHEDDSISVRDYGRGMPTGMHRSGKPTPEVIFTVLHAGGKFGQGGYKTSGGLHGVGASVVNALSEWLEVTIYRDGSVFKQRFENGGKPVTTLEKKGSTKENGTLIHFKPDPAIFSTTHFNYETLSERLRESAFLLKGFAIEIADLREDQKELFQFETGIQAFVAYLNEEKDTLHPVVAFEGEQSGIEVEFAFQFNDGFSETILSFVNNVRTKDGGTHEAGAKTAVTRIFNEYARKVSLLKDKDKNLEGTDIREGFASIISIRVPEQILQFEGQTKGKLGTSEARSAVDAVVAGKLLYFLEENPDISTMLIKKAIRAQQAREAARKAREDARNGKKRKKSDTILSGKLTPAQSKNAAKNELYLVEGDSAGGSAKQGRDRKFQAVLPLRGKVINTEKAKLADIFKNEEINTIIHAIGAGVGPDFNLDDVQYDKIVIMTDADTDGAHIQVLLLTFFYRYMKPLVEAGKVYIALPPLYKVSKGSGKKEVIEYAWTDDELGKVQKKVGKGYMLQRYKGLGEMNASQLWETTMDPATRTLIRVRIDDGARAERRVTTLMGDKVEPRRKWIESHVAFGLEDNENILENEQIMTSEEE from the coding sequence ATGATGGAATATAACGATGATGCAATCCAGGTGCTTGAGGGTCTGGAAGCAGTCCGTAAAAGACCTGGTATGTATATCGGCTCAACTGATGCAAGAGGATTGCATCACTTAGTGTATGAAATAGTGGATAATTCCGTGGATGAAGCGCTTGGCGGATATGGTGACCGCATTGATGTGAAAATACATGAGGATGACAGTATCTCAGTGCGGGATTATGGCCGTGGTATGCCTACTGGTATGCACCGTTCAGGAAAGCCTACTCCTGAGGTTATTTTCACTGTTCTTCATGCAGGAGGAAAATTCGGACAGGGCGGATATAAAACTAGTGGAGGTCTTCACGGAGTTGGTGCATCAGTCGTAAATGCGCTCTCAGAATGGCTTGAAGTAACAATTTACCGGGATGGCTCTGTTTTTAAGCAGCGTTTTGAAAATGGAGGCAAACCGGTAACTACCCTTGAGAAAAAGGGTTCCACAAAAGAGAATGGAACATTGATTCACTTCAAACCGGACCCGGCAATTTTCAGTACGACTCATTTTAATTATGAGACGTTGAGTGAAAGACTGCGTGAGAGTGCCTTCCTGCTAAAAGGCTTTGCAATTGAAATTGCGGATCTGAGAGAAGATCAGAAAGAGCTGTTTCAGTTTGAAACGGGCATTCAGGCTTTTGTTGCTTATTTGAACGAAGAAAAAGACACTTTGCACCCGGTTGTTGCATTTGAAGGTGAACAAAGTGGCATTGAGGTTGAATTTGCTTTTCAATTCAACGATGGCTTCTCTGAAACCATTCTTTCTTTTGTTAATAATGTCAGAACAAAAGATGGAGGAACACATGAAGCGGGTGCAAAGACAGCAGTAACGAGAATTTTCAATGAATATGCGCGGAAGGTAAGTCTTTTAAAAGACAAAGATAAAAACCTCGAAGGCACTGATATCAGAGAAGGATTTGCAAGTATTATTTCAATCAGGGTACCTGAGCAGATTCTCCAATTTGAAGGTCAGACAAAGGGGAAGTTAGGAACTTCGGAAGCACGATCAGCAGTTGATGCAGTGGTTGCCGGTAAGCTGCTATACTTCCTTGAAGAAAACCCGGATATCAGTACGATGCTGATTAAAAAAGCGATCAGGGCACAGCAGGCAAGGGAGGCTGCACGAAAAGCACGGGAAGATGCGAGAAACGGTAAAAAGAGAAAAAAATCAGATACCATTCTCTCCGGGAAGCTTACACCTGCTCAATCAAAAAATGCCGCAAAAAATGAGTTATATCTGGTAGAGGGTGATTCAGCAGGCGGTTCCGCCAAACAGGGACGTGACCGGAAGTTTCAGGCGGTCCTGCCACTTCGTGGTAAAGTGATAAATACTGAAAAAGCAAAGCTTGCTGACATTTTTAAGAATGAAGAAATCAATACGATTATCCATGCAATTGGCGCAGGTGTAGGCCCTGACTTTAATCTTGACGATGTACAATACGATAAAATTGTGATCATGACTGATGCCGATACAGATGGCGCTCATATTCAGGTTCTGCTGCTGACATTTTTCTACCGCTATATGAAACCGCTTGTTGAAGCCGGTAAGGTATACATTGCGCTGCCGCCGCTTTATAAAGTAAGTAAAGGTTCAGGAAAAAAAGAAGTTATTGAATATGCCTGGACAGATGATGAGTTAGGTAAAGTCCAAAAGAAAGTCGGAAAAGGCTATATGCTGCAGCGCTATAAGGGTCTTGGAGAAATGAATGCTTCACAGCTTTGGGAAACAACAATGGATCCGGCTACCAGAACGCTGATCAGAGTCCGTATCGATGATGGTGCCCGGGCAGAAAGACGCGTAACGACGTTAATGGGAGATAAAGTTGAACCAAGACGGAAATGGATAGAATCCCATGTAGCGTTTGGTCTGGAAGATAATGAAAATATTCTTGAGAATGAACAGATTATGACATCAGAGGAGGAATAA